The Coffea arabica cultivar ET-39 chromosome 9e, Coffea Arabica ET-39 HiFi, whole genome shotgun sequence genome has a window encoding:
- the LOC140004275 gene encoding endoribonuclease Dicer homolog 2-like isoform X3, translating into MEPIDMEIDGRNQHCGADPLPFARSYQLEALEKAIKQNTIVFLETGSGKTLIAIMLLRSYAYLIRKPKPFFAVFLVPTVVLVEQQSKAVMMHTDLKVGKYWGDMGVDYWDAATWKQQVDEFEVLVMTPAILLSALRHGFLKLDLIKVLIFDECHNARGKHPYACIMTEFYHLYMNSNFSDLPRIFGMTASPIKAKGSSSSSLCWQHIHELENLMNSKVYTCISESVLAEYIPFSTPKLKFYKHMDIPYIVFERVANGLKILREKYEHSIDASSLPESIAESTRKKLDKLFSTLLFCLSELGVWLALKAAESFACVKTEVCLWGRLDDRGETIINNFCSDAVTIFSEWIPSGPEWCISSDTKAAISAGYLTSKVKCLVDSLLEYRDQKDLRCIIFAERIITAIVLQALLNELLPSKSGWRTAYMVGLSSNLQSQSRNKQHRIVEEFRKGLLNIIVATSILEEGLDVQSCNLVIRFDPSATVCSFIQSRGRARMQNSDFLIMVKSGDKSTLSRVQNYLASGDTMRQESLRHAFVPCAPLNGEVHKEACYKVQTTGAFVNLSSSVQVLYFYCSRLPCDGYFKSYPRVVVDKQSGTCTLHLPRSSPIQTISVQGNTQTLKQLACLEACKQLHKIGALTDYLVPDIVEEEAQAQELCSRGNALIDWKYVSSVLFPQEDIPNKHMAACCTRSHRQYFWTKDALVCCCMLGNSLVLTPHNGHLYCITGILHDLDSNSLLELTNGESITYKAYYRNRYGIKLQFERESLLRGNPLFTVRNYLHRCRNQKAKEPSKASVELPPELCSVIMSPISIASFYSFSFAPSIMHRIESFLIAGNLKRMHVDHCMQNDAIPTMKVLEAITTKKCQEKFHLESLETLGDSFLKYAASQQLFKTFQNHHEGILSVKKDKIISNASLCKLGCDHNIPGFVRNEPFDPKTWIIPGDKSGVYRLEKKLLPPKRVVYAREKRKIKSKRVADVVEALIGAFLSTVGEIAALLFLEWLGIKVDFVDVPYTMPLQVNPEQLVNVKFLESLLNYSFRDASLLVEALTHGSYMLPEIPRCYQRLEFLGDAVLDYLITMHLYAKYPELSPGLLTDLRSASVSNDCYAQSAVKAGLYKHILYASQELQRHIVSAVQNFEQLSMDSTFGWESETKIPKVLGDIIESLAGAILIDSGYNKDVVFQSIRPLLEPMITPDKLKLHPVREFHELCQKEGYIRNKPDWNYENGKATITLEVEANGITHNYSYSAADKNTAKKLACKALLKVLKECSSNIQGRSSRLM; encoded by the exons ATGGAGCCGATTGATATGGAAATTGATGGAAGAAATCAACATTGTGGTGCTGATCCTCTCCCTTTTGCTAGAAG CTATCAACTGGAAGCATTGGAGAAAGCAATCAAGCAGAATACCATTGTGTTTTTAGAGACTGGCTCTGGAAAGACGCTTATTGCAATCATGCTTCTGCGTAGCTATGCCTACCTTATACGAAAGCCTAAACCtttctttgctgttttcttggTCCCAACTGTTGTATTGGTGGAGCAG CAAAGTAAAGCTGTCATGATGCACACTGACTTGAAAGTTGGCAAGTACTGGGGAGATATGGGCGTTGATTACTGGGATGCTGCTACATGGAAGCAGCAGGTTGACGAGTTTGAG GTGCTTGTGATGACTCCAGCAATTTTACTTTCTGCTTTGAGGCATGGTTTTCTGAAACTCGACTTGATTAAGGTTCTCATTTTTGATGAATGCCACAATGCAAGGGGCAAACACCCATATGCTTGCATTATGACG GAATTCTACCATCTTTACATGAACTCAAACTTTTCAGACCTTCCTAGAATATTTGGGATGACTGCATCTCCTATCAAAGCGAAAG GTTCTAGCTCATCTTCACTATGCTGGCAACATATTCATGAACTTGAGAACCTTATGAATTCAAAG GTCTATACATGCATCAGCGAATCTGTTTTGGCGGAGTATATCCCTTTCTCAACTCCAAAACTAAAGTTTTACAAACACATGGATATTCCCTATATTGTCTTTGAACGTGTGGCCAATGGACTGAAGATTTTGAGAGAGAAG TATGAGCACTCTATTGACGCATCAAGTCTCCCAGAATCCATTGCTGAATCTACGAGAAAAAAATTAGACAAGTTGTTCTCAACTTTGTTGTTTTGTTTGAGTGAACTAGGTGTTTGGTTGGCTCTGAAg GCTGCAGAGTCCTTTGCTTGTGTTAAAACTGAGGTCTGTCTATGGGGGAGATTGGATGATCGCGGTGAAACAATTATCAATAATTTCTGTTCGGATGCTGTTACAATATTCTCTGAGTGGATACCATCTG GTCCAGAGTGGTGCATTAGTTCTGATACCAAAGCTGCCATCAGTGCTGGGTATCTAACTTCAAAGGTTAAATGTCTCGTTGACTCCCTTCTTGAGTACAG GGACCAGAAGGATTTGAGATGTATAATTTTTGCTGAAAGGATTATCACTGCCATCGTTCTTCAAGCTCTTCTTAATGAGTTACTCCCAAGCAAAAGTGGATGGAGGACAGCGTATATGGTGGGGCTTAGTTCCAATCTGCAGTCGCAGAGTAGGAATAAACAACATCGAATTGTTGAAGAATTTCGGAAGGGCTTG TTAAACATCATTGTTGCAACCTCAATTTTAGAAGAAGGCTTGGATGTTCAAAGTTGCAACCTTGTAATTAGATTTGATCCGTCAGCAACTGTGTGTAGCTTTATTCAGTCCCGTGGCCGTGCTCGCATGCAAAATTCAGACTTCTTAATAATGGTTAAAAG TGGGGATAAATCTACTCTTTCTCGAGTACAAAACTATCTGGCTAGTGGGGACACAATGAGGCAGGAGTCACTGCGCCATGCCTTTGTTCCCTGTGCACCGCTTAATGGAGAAGTGCATAAGGAGGCTTGTTATAAAGTTCAAACAACAGGAGCGTTTGTAAACCTTAGTTCCAGTGTGCAAGTGCTTTACTTCTACTGCTCAAGGCTTCCCTGTGATGG GTACTTTAAATCCTATCCAAGGGTTGTTGTAGACAAGCAGTCAGGAACTTGCACTCTTCATCTTCCTAGGAGCAGTCCAATACAAACTATCAGTGTTCAGGGCAACACCCAAACATTGAAACAATTGGCATGCCTAGAAGCATGCAAGCAGCTTCACAAGATTGGAGCCTTGACAGATTATCTTGTGCCAGATATTGTTGAGGAAGAAGCACAGGCTCAAGAATTGT GCTCACGTGGAAATGCATTAATTGATTGGAAGTATGTTAGTTCGGTGCTATTTCCACAAGAAGATATTCCAAATAAGCATATGGCTGCTTGTTGTACCAGAAGTCACCGTCAATATTTCTGGACGAAGGATGCTTTGGTTTGCTGCTGTATGTTGGGGAATTCTTTAGTTCTCACTCCTCACAATGGTCACTTGTATTGCATTACTGGCATTTTGCATGATTTGGACAGTAACTCCCTGCTAGAGCTGACAAATGGAGAATCTATTACTTACAAAGCTTATTATCGAAATCG GTATGGCATCAAATTGCAGTTTGAGAGAGAATCATTACTCAGAGGAAATCCTTTATTTACAGTGCGAAATTACCTTCATAGATGTAGAAATCAGAAAGCTAAAG AACCCAGTAAAGCATCTGTTGAGTTACCTCCAGAACTCTGTTCAGTTATTATGTCTCCCATCTCGATAGCTTCGTTTTATTCCTTCTCATTTGCTCCATCCATCATGCATCGGATAGAGTCTTTCTTAATAGCTGGCAATTTGAAAAGAATGCACGTGGACCACTGCATGCAAAATGATGCAATTCCAACCATGAAG GTGTTGGAGGCAATTACAACTAAAAAATGTCaagaaaaatttcatttggaGTCATTGGAGACACTTGGCGACTCTTTTTTGAAGTACGCTGCAAGTCAACAACTGTTCAAAACGTTTCAAAATCACCACGAGGGTATTCTTAGTGTCAAGAAAGATAAAATTATCTCCAATGCTTCATTATGCAAGCTAGGATGTGATCATAATATCCCG GGCTTTGTACGCAATGAACCGTTTGATCCTAAAACATGGATCATACCTGGTGATAAGTCTGGAGTGTACAGGCTGGAGAAAAAGCTGCTTCCACCCAAAAGAGTTGTTTATgcaagggagaaaagaaagattaaaAGTAAGAGGGTGGCTGATGTTGTTGAGGCCCTCATTGGTGCATTTCTTAGCACAGTAGGTGAGATAGCAGCCTTGTTATTTTTGGAATGGCTTGGTATTAAGGTTGATTTTGTCGATGTTCCATATACGATGCCCCTGCAAGTGAATCCAGAGCAGCTAGTTAATGTCAAATTCTTGGAGTCTCTATTGAACTACTCATTCCGTGATGCTTCTCTCCTTGTTGAAGCACTTACTCATGGTTCTTACATGCTACCTGAGATTCCAAGATGTTATCAG CGTCTAGAATTTCTTGGGGATGCTGTGTTGGATTATCTCATCACCATGCATCTGTACGCTAAATATCCAGAGCTGTCTCCTGGACTATTAACTGATTTAAGGTCAGCATCAGTGAGCAACGACTGCTATGCACAATCTGCAGTCAAGGCTGGACTGTATAAGCACATTCTATATGCTTCacaagagcttcaaaggcacaTCGTGAGTGCTGTTCAAAACTTTGAACAATTATCAATGGACTCAACTTTTGGATGGGAATCGGAGACAAAAATCCCTAAG gtgctaGGCGATATTATTGAATCTCTTGCTGGGGCGATACTGATCGATTCAGGATACAACAAGGACGTTGTGTTCCAAAGCATAAGGCCGCTTCTTGAGCCTATGATTACACCTGACAAGTTAAAGCTCCATCCGGTTAGGGAGTTCCATGAATTATGCCAGAAGGAAGGTTACATCAGGAACAAGCCAGATTGGAATTACGAGAATGGGAAGGCAACGATCACGTTAGAGGTTGAAGCAAATGGTATCACTCACAACTACTCATACTCTGCGGCAGACAAGAATACAGCAAAAAAATTAGCCTGCAAAGCTCTGTTGAAAGTACTGAAGGAGTGCTCGTCTAATATTCAGGGGAGGAGCTCGAGGTTGATGTAG